In Erythrobacter sp. F6033, a single genomic region encodes these proteins:
- a CDS encoding MipA/OmpV family protein, which produces MRNSIKPQRNIMRRLILSSFTLTALVCTPSLALAQQEERDGDRNDETSAEAVQGQPDATQDRASGPPEGIGSGGPPPGVFADSVFDETWLTVGAGAGLTPSYSGSDDYVVIPLPLIVGRVGGIGISPNGPGFNLDVLSQASSEGPPETSLSFGPTFRIRGDRNGQIKDPVVELAGDLDTALEVGVQGGVSFPGVLNRFDRVAISTAVRWDVLGAHDGMLIEPGVSYFTPLGRGAAVQIIGSVSFVDDSFADYYYSITPAQSTATGLPQFTAEGGLNSFGTTAIATVDLDGDVLNGGFNIYMVGGFSRLVGDAADTPFTAERGSASQFIGGIGLGYTF; this is translated from the coding sequence ATGCGTAACTCTATCAAACCGCAAAGGAATATCATGCGCCGTCTGATCCTATCCAGCTTTACACTTACTGCGCTCGTCTGCACGCCTTCGCTTGCTCTTGCGCAGCAGGAAGAGCGGGACGGTGACCGGAATGACGAAACAAGCGCCGAAGCCGTCCAGGGCCAGCCCGATGCGACGCAAGATCGGGCTAGTGGCCCGCCCGAAGGTATTGGATCGGGCGGTCCGCCTCCCGGTGTATTTGCCGATAGCGTGTTTGATGAAACGTGGCTGACCGTGGGAGCAGGTGCGGGCCTTACGCCAAGCTATTCCGGGTCAGACGATTATGTTGTCATTCCGCTGCCGTTGATCGTCGGGCGTGTGGGCGGCATCGGAATTTCTCCCAATGGTCCAGGCTTCAACCTTGATGTCCTATCCCAAGCCTCTTCCGAAGGTCCGCCAGAGACCAGCCTATCATTCGGCCCAACATTCCGTATTCGCGGCGACCGCAATGGCCAGATCAAGGACCCTGTTGTGGAACTTGCTGGTGATCTCGACACCGCTCTCGAAGTTGGGGTTCAAGGCGGTGTGAGCTTCCCCGGAGTGCTGAACCGGTTTGACCGGGTCGCCATTTCAACTGCGGTGCGCTGGGATGTATTGGGCGCGCATGACGGGATGCTGATCGAGCCGGGCGTTTCGTATTTCACGCCTTTGGGGCGCGGCGCGGCCGTGCAGATCATCGGCAGCGTAAGTTTTGTCGACGACAGTTTTGCGGACTATTATTACTCGATCACCCCAGCGCAAAGCACGGCAACCGGCCTCCCGCAATTCACCGCCGAAGGCGGCCTGAACAGTTTCGGCACTACCGCGATTGCTACCGTCGATCTGGACGGTGACGTGCTGAATGGCGGGTTTAATATCTATATGGTCGGCGGGTTTTCGCGCTTAGTAGGCGATGCCGCAGATACGCCCTTCACCGCCGAGCGAGGCAGTGCAAGCCAGTTCATTGGCGGTATCGGTTTAGGGTATACGTTCTAG
- a CDS encoding phytoene desaturase: MAEKYSGKSACVIGAGFGGLALALRLQSHGIKTTVIESRDKPGGRAYFWEKDGFTFDAGPTVITDPPCLKELWELTGHDIADDVELMKVHPFYRLNWPDGTNFDYSNHEEELYAEIAKLNPDDVIGYQQFLEYAAGVYEEGYVKLGHIPFLDFKSMLKAAPALVKKQAWRSVYSMVASYIQDERLREAFSFHTLLVGGSPMKTSSIYALIHKLEKDGGVWWARGGTNRLIAGMVRHFERLGGTMRVGDGVKQVHTLGTKATEVETESGWKERFDAVASNADIMHSYKDLLSESARGPKYAKSLARKSYSPSLFVVHFGLEGTWPGIPHHMILFGPRYKGLVEDIYKNGVLPQDFSIYLHHPTVTDPSMAPKGKSTFYALVPVAHMGKMPIDWDVEGPKLEKAILDEVGRRLIPDIHDRIVTKFHYAPKDFSADLNAHLGSAFSLEPVLWQSAYMRGHNRDDVIDNFYLVGAGTHPGAGIPGVVGSAKATAGIVLEDLAAKASA; this comes from the coding sequence ATGGCAGAGAAATATTCTGGCAAGTCCGCATGCGTGATCGGAGCGGGCTTTGGCGGTTTGGCGTTGGCTTTGCGTCTGCAATCGCACGGCATCAAGACCACCGTCATTGAATCCCGCGACAAGCCCGGCGGCCGCGCCTATTTCTGGGAAAAGGACGGCTTCACCTTTGATGCTGGCCCCACGGTCATCACCGATCCGCCTTGTTTGAAAGAGCTGTGGGAGCTGACCGGTCACGACATCGCCGACGATGTCGAGTTGATGAAGGTCCACCCGTTTTATCGCCTCAACTGGCCCGACGGCACGAACTTCGATTATTCAAACCACGAAGAAGAGCTGTACGCCGAAATCGCGAAGCTCAATCCCGATGACGTGATCGGGTATCAGCAATTCCTCGAATACGCCGCCGGCGTGTACGAAGAAGGCTACGTCAAACTGGGCCATATCCCGTTTCTCGATTTCAAGAGTATGTTGAAAGCGGCGCCCGCGCTGGTCAAAAAACAGGCCTGGCGCAGCGTTTACAGCATGGTCGCCAGCTACATTCAGGACGAACGACTGCGCGAAGCCTTCAGCTTTCATACGCTGCTGGTCGGCGGCAGCCCGATGAAAACCTCCTCCATTTACGCTTTGATCCATAAGCTGGAAAAGGACGGCGGCGTCTGGTGGGCACGCGGCGGCACGAACCGTTTAATCGCGGGCATGGTGCGCCATTTTGAACGGCTCGGCGGCACCATGCGCGTCGGGGACGGCGTGAAACAGGTTCACACGCTCGGCACCAAAGCCACAGAAGTGGAAACTGAAAGCGGTTGGAAAGAGCGTTTCGATGCGGTCGCATCCAACGCTGACATCATGCATTCTTACAAAGACCTGCTCAGCGAAAGCGCGCGCGGTCCGAAATATGCGAAATCGCTGGCCCGAAAAAGCTATTCGCCTTCGCTGTTTGTCGTGCATTTCGGCCTCGAAGGAACATGGCCGGGCATCCCGCATCACATGATCCTGTTCGGCCCGCGCTACAAAGGGTTGGTCGAGGATATCTACAAAAACGGCGTGTTGCCGCAGGATTTCTCGATCTACCTGCACCACCCAACCGTGACCGATCCGAGCATGGCGCCAAAGGGCAAGAGCACGTTCTACGCGCTGGTTCCGGTGGCTCACATGGGCAAGATGCCGATTGATTGGGACGTCGAAGGGCCAAAGCTGGAAAAGGCTATCCTCGACGAGGTTGGTCGCCGCCTGATCCCCGACATTCACGACCGGATCGTGACCAAATTCCACTACGCGCCGAAAGATTTCTCGGCCGATCTTAACGCGCACCTTGGCAGCGCGTTCAGTCTGGAACCGGTTTTGTGGCAAAGCGCCTATATGCGCGGCCACAACCGCGATGATGTGATCGACAATTTTTACCTTGTTGGCGCAGGCACCCATCCCGGCGCGGGCATCCCTGGCGTTGTCGGCAGCGCGAAGGCAACCGCCGGTATTGTGCTGGAGGATTTGGCGGCTAAAGCGAGCGCATGA
- a CDS encoding SPFH domain-containing protein: MFWSFIGLIAAVAVLGLVLRTMLNRHVVHLGHTGLLYSNESFVKTLEPGAYWRFDPLSNDTIVSVSMVPTALTPNQFDVISKDQFAFRLTLAPLVTITDARAFHEGAAPVAVDMAQFYPGPEMRLSRLNPVLAHAVMAAVSAKTLEEFVANPQAALEGLKDQIADVLPGTTVDRIAITSIQLPPEVRKMFTEVERARREGLAGLERAKAEQASLRALANAARNLANNPQLAQLRMLQTMESAKGAKTFVLGNASELAAGEEPAKS, from the coding sequence ATGTTCTGGAGTTTTATCGGCCTGATAGCAGCTGTCGCGGTTTTAGGACTGGTGCTGCGCACCATGCTCAATCGCCACGTTGTGCATCTTGGCCATACCGGCCTGCTCTATTCCAACGAGTCCTTTGTCAAAACTCTGGAACCGGGAGCCTACTGGCGGTTCGATCCTCTAAGCAATGATACGATCGTCAGCGTTTCGATGGTGCCGACCGCCCTCACACCAAACCAGTTTGATGTGATCAGCAAGGATCAGTTCGCCTTCAGGCTAACGCTCGCCCCGCTTGTCACCATCACCGATGCTCGCGCCTTTCATGAAGGCGCGGCGCCTGTCGCGGTGGACATGGCTCAGTTTTATCCCGGCCCCGAAATGCGCTTGTCTCGACTCAATCCCGTTTTGGCCCATGCCGTGATGGCGGCGGTTTCGGCGAAGACGCTGGAAGAATTCGTCGCCAATCCTCAGGCCGCGCTTGAAGGATTGAAGGATCAGATTGCTGATGTCTTGCCGGGGACCACGGTGGACCGGATCGCTATCACCTCCATCCAATTGCCACCCGAGGTGCGCAAGATGTTCACCGAAGTCGAGCGTGCCCGCCGCGAAGGATTGGCAGGACTGGAGCGCGCGAAAGCAGAACAGGCATCTTTGCGCGCGCTCGCCAATGCGGCGCGCAATCTGGCGAACAATCCGCAGCTCGCGCAGCTGCGGATGCTACAGACGATGGAGAGCGCGAAGGGTGCAAAAACCTTTGTGCTGGGCAATGCGTCTGAACTGGCGGCGGGCGAAGAGCCAGCGAAGAGCTGA
- a CDS encoding phytoene/squalene synthase family protein: MKVDAARRQALVEHARRTIKVGSQSFSAASKLFDPETRERAWLLYAWCRQCDDIADNQVMGGELGDQSDLDSRLNLIRKLTAKAFAGEPTGDPAFDALGVVAEECGLTPAMAEDVIAGFALDAEDWRPREESDMLQYCFHVAGAVGVMMAVVMGVDPEDQDTLDRANDLGLAFQLSNIARDIVEDDAVGRCYLPLMWLVEEDIEPGQHTKPHHRQELADMAERLVALVEKHEAAARVGAARLPFRSRWAVLSAARIYGAIGRKVRKRGTEAWNSRTYVPRYEKAWHGARAFLSAVINREKHPDGPITWGIADFRPNA, encoded by the coding sequence ATGAAAGTCGACGCCGCCCGCCGCCAAGCCCTCGTTGAGCACGCTCGCCGCACGATCAAAGTCGGCTCGCAAAGCTTCTCGGCTGCATCGAAGCTGTTTGATCCAGAAACCCGCGAACGCGCATGGCTGCTCTATGCATGGTGCCGCCAGTGTGACGATATTGCCGATAATCAGGTAATGGGCGGCGAATTGGGCGATCAGTCCGACCTCGACAGCCGCCTGAACCTGATCCGCAAACTCACCGCCAAAGCCTTTGCGGGCGAGCCGACTGGCGATCCGGCATTCGATGCGCTGGGCGTGGTGGCCGAAGAATGCGGCCTGACTCCTGCCATGGCCGAAGATGTGATCGCGGGCTTTGCCCTCGATGCCGAGGATTGGCGCCCGCGCGAAGAGAGCGACATGCTGCAATATTGCTTCCACGTCGCAGGCGCTGTTGGCGTGATGATGGCGGTTGTCATGGGCGTCGATCCAGAGGATCAGGACACGCTCGACCGCGCGAACGATCTGGGTCTCGCATTCCAGCTTTCCAATATTGCCCGCGATATCGTCGAAGATGACGCCGTGGGCCGATGTTACCTGCCGCTGATGTGGCTCGTCGAAGAGGACATTGAACCGGGCCAGCACACCAAACCGCATCACCGGCAAGAGCTGGCAGATATGGCTGAACGCCTCGTCGCACTCGTCGAAAAACACGAAGCCGCCGCTCGCGTCGGCGCAGCCCGTCTGCCCTTCCGCAGCCGCTGGGCGGTCCTGTCCGCGGCGCGCATTTATGGCGCGATAGGGCGCAAGGTGAGGAAACGCGGGACCGAGGCGTGGAATTCCCGCACCTATGTCCCGCGCTATGAAAAGGCATGGCACGGAGCGCGCGCCTTCCTGTCTGCCGTGATCAACCGTGAAAAGCATCCCGACGGCCCGATCACATGGGGCATTGCGGATTTCCGACCAAACGCTTGA
- a CDS encoding TIGR00730 family Rossman fold protein, whose translation MKRLAIYCGSATPDDPRYIELARSVGAGLAERGIGVVYGGGRLGLMGAVANGAKDAGGEVIGVIPEALVNSEVANHNCDELITVTGMHERKQRFTDLSDGFVTIPGGVGTMDELWEAMSWAQLGYHSDPVGLLNAFGFYDDLIAFNAKMADVGFVRPAHQNILISAETLPDLLDKMAAYKPHTPIFKMKAEEL comes from the coding sequence ATGAAACGTCTTGCTATCTATTGCGGCTCGGCCACGCCCGATGATCCGCGTTATATCGAACTCGCCCGCAGTGTCGGCGCTGGCCTTGCCGAACGCGGCATTGGCGTTGTCTATGGCGGTGGCCGCCTCGGTCTGATGGGCGCGGTCGCGAATGGTGCTAAGGATGCGGGCGGCGAAGTGATCGGTGTGATCCCCGAAGCGCTCGTCAATTCAGAGGTCGCCAATCACAATTGCGATGAGCTGATCACAGTCACCGGCATGCATGAGCGCAAACAGCGCTTTACCGATCTGTCCGATGGTTTCGTGACTATCCCTGGCGGCGTGGGCACGATGGATGAATTGTGGGAAGCGATGAGCTGGGCGCAGCTTGGCTATCACTCCGATCCGGTCGGCTTGCTCAACGCATTCGGATTTTACGATGATCTGATCGCGTTCAACGCGAAGATGGCCGATGTGGGCTTTGTCCGCCCCGCCCACCAGAACATCCTGATTTCAGCGGAGACACTGCCTGATCTGCTCGACAAAATGGCGGCTTACAAACCGCACACGCCGATCTTCAAGATGAAGGCTGAGGAACTCTAG
- the crtY gene encoding lycopene beta-cyclase CrtY: protein MSDHAPIQSANAGSQTTYDVAIVGGGLSGGLIALALHQARPEFRIALIEAGKTLGGNHRWSWFSSDLSEEGHALLSSFRKDRWEDGYDVRFPKYQRKLATGYNSLSSVNFHERLTRALPQGTLHLGRRASGIDARGVDLDDGSRINARSVIDCRTFTSSKHLNGGWQVFLGRHMTLEKAHGIARPVIMDASVDQVAPHGNGGAYRFVYVLPLGAHDVFVEDTYYADDPDLDRSALSARIDQYCHQSGWKDGTPMGHESGVLPVLTGGDFSAYQDEVRIEGVTIAGARGGFTHPLTSYTIPMAVENALAIAQEADLPGPQLAAMMEVRARTHWRKTGYYRLLARFLFFAAKPEKRVNVFQRFYSLREGLIERFYTGKSTGFDRVRVLWGNPPVSIPRAIAAMFKRGKPLKPEKTV, encoded by the coding sequence ATGAGCGATCACGCCCCCATTCAATCAGCCAATGCTGGCTCTCAAACGACGTATGATGTCGCTATCGTTGGCGGCGGGCTGTCCGGGGGATTGATCGCATTGGCGCTTCATCAGGCACGCCCTGAATTTCGCATTGCGCTGATCGAAGCGGGCAAGACGTTGGGCGGCAACCACCGCTGGAGCTGGTTTTCGAGCGACCTCTCTGAAGAAGGCCACGCGCTGCTTTCCTCTTTCCGCAAAGATCGTTGGGAGGACGGCTACGACGTCCGCTTCCCGAAATACCAGCGTAAATTAGCGACCGGATACAACTCGCTATCCTCGGTCAATTTTCATGAACGGCTTACGCGCGCTTTGCCCCAAGGGACGCTGCATCTGGGCCGGCGCGCCAGCGGGATTGATGCGCGCGGCGTCGATTTAGACGATGGATCGCGCATCAATGCACGCAGCGTGATCGATTGCCGAACATTCACCAGCAGCAAACATTTGAACGGCGGCTGGCAGGTTTTTCTGGGCCGGCATATGACACTTGAAAAGGCGCATGGCATCGCCCGTCCAGTAATCATGGATGCCAGCGTCGATCAGGTCGCGCCGCACGGCAATGGCGGCGCATATCGCTTCGTTTATGTCCTGCCGCTGGGCGCGCATGATGTGTTTGTCGAAGACACCTATTATGCCGACGATCCCGATCTTGATCGCAGCGCGCTTTCGGCGCGGATCGATCAATATTGCCACCAAAGCGGCTGGAAAGACGGCACGCCTATGGGTCATGAAAGCGGCGTGCTGCCCGTGCTGACCGGCGGCGATTTTTCCGCCTATCAAGATGAAGTGCGCATCGAAGGCGTCACCATTGCCGGTGCACGCGGCGGCTTTACCCACCCGCTCACCAGCTATACGATACCCATGGCGGTCGAAAACGCGCTGGCCATCGCACAAGAGGCCGATTTGCCCGGTCCGCAACTGGCTGCGATGATGGAAGTTCGCGCCCGGACCCATTGGCGCAAAACCGGCTATTATCGCTTGCTCGCAAGATTTCTTTTCTTCGCTGCGAAACCAGAGAAGCGTGTAAACGTATTCCAGAGGTTCTACAGTCTGCGCGAAGGGCTGATCGAGCGGTTTTATACAGGCAAATCGACCGGGTTTGACCGGGTCCGCGTCTTGTGGGGTAATCCGCCCGTATCTATTCCGCGCGCAATCGCTGCCATGTTTAAGCGGGGCAAGCCCCTGAAACCGGAGAAAACGGTATGA
- a CDS encoding amidohydrolase family protein: MKVLKKLAVPAIAALAMLGTSASAERIAISAGSVIVDANSEPTGPALIMIEDGKVVSISTTTTDFEADVVIDLSDKTVLPGLIDLHTHLSGDPSGEFWRAATNPPEWYTLIAAKNARITALAGFTTVRDLGSRTDQVTQSLRRATESGVVAGPRIVTSARTIAIVGGHGDTNGFNKHVNDAIGSDFACTGPVECSEKVRTASKYGADLIKITATGGVLSQQGRGLEAHFTDEEMKSIVDTAETLGLKVAAHAHGARGIEAAARAGVHTIEHGTYIDEAAARAMNANGTTLVPTLMAFEGIKKNLGKGFYTPVVEDKIRAVATFAGTIVERAIEYDVKVAFGTDAGVFPHGENAGEFALMKAGGMSDRQALASATTVAAEILGMENEIGRIAPGFSADLIAVDSNPLADVTVLEDVDFVMVRGRVIE, from the coding sequence ATGAAAGTCCTGAAGAAACTTGCGGTTCCCGCGATTGCCGCGCTTGCCATGCTTGGCACCTCGGCTTCAGCCGAGCGGATTGCGATCAGCGCGGGCAGCGTGATTGTGGATGCGAATAGCGAACCGACCGGCCCTGCCTTGATCATGATCGAAGACGGCAAAGTTGTTTCGATTTCGACGACGACTACCGATTTCGAAGCCGACGTTGTTATCGACCTTTCTGACAAGACGGTCCTTCCCGGCCTGATTGATCTCCACACACACCTTTCCGGCGACCCTTCAGGAGAGTTCTGGCGCGCGGCGACAAATCCGCCCGAATGGTACACGCTGATCGCGGCCAAGAATGCGCGGATCACGGCGCTCGCTGGTTTCACGACAGTTCGTGATCTTGGCTCGCGCACGGACCAGGTCACGCAAAGCCTACGCCGCGCCACGGAAAGCGGCGTGGTGGCCGGACCGCGCATCGTGACCAGCGCGCGGACAATCGCGATTGTTGGCGGCCACGGCGATACCAACGGGTTCAACAAGCATGTGAATGACGCGATCGGATCGGACTTTGCCTGCACTGGCCCGGTCGAGTGCTCTGAGAAAGTGCGCACCGCATCCAAATACGGCGCAGACCTGATCAAGATCACGGCGACCGGAGGCGTTCTTTCCCAACAAGGGCGCGGCCTTGAAGCGCATTTCACCGATGAAGAAATGAAATCGATTGTTGACACGGCTGAAACGCTCGGCCTGAAAGTCGCGGCACACGCACACGGTGCTCGCGGTATCGAAGCCGCTGCCCGCGCTGGCGTCCACACAATCGAGCATGGCACCTATATCGACGAAGCCGCAGCGCGCGCGATGAATGCCAATGGCACCACGCTTGTTCCGACGCTGATGGCGTTTGAGGGGATAAAGAAGAACCTTGGCAAAGGGTTTTACACGCCGGTGGTCGAGGACAAGATCCGCGCCGTTGCAACCTTCGCCGGAACCATTGTCGAGCGTGCGATCGAATATGATGTGAAGGTCGCATTTGGCACTGATGCAGGCGTTTTCCCGCATGGCGAGAATGCAGGCGAGTTCGCGCTGATGAAAGCGGGCGGGATGAGCGACCGTCAAGCGCTCGCCAGCGCAACCACAGTTGCCGCCGAAATCCTCGGCATGGAAAACGAGATTGGCCGCATCGCGCCCGGCTTCTCGGCAGACTTAATCGCGGTTGATAGCAACCCGCTGGCCGATGTTACGGTTCTGGAAGACGTCGATTTCGTTATGGTACGTGGCCGGGTGATCGAGTGA
- a CDS encoding MBL fold metallo-hydrolase gives MSLSATLGALALTVSAPESCARELVVLGAGQDAGAPQIGNADDTGPRLLPSSIAVIDRENGQRFLFDATPAITEQLVVLDRIEPPKNGLGIDGVFLTHAHIGHYLGLAYLGREAAGASKVPVFAMPRMVKFLRENAPWSQLHTLDNIAVTELEADGLAPVSDVFGVFPITVPHRDEFSETVGFLIMTPEKRALYVPDLDSWDEFAEAGGGTLSDLIGGVDYAFIDATFWDDNELKGRDMSAIPHPRVTGTMDRLADLPDSERAKVHFIHYNHTNPIREPDSAESKEVAERGFNIARRGMRMCLSD, from the coding sequence GTGAGCCTTTCGGCAACATTGGGGGCGCTTGCCTTGACGGTGAGCGCTCCTGAAAGTTGCGCCCGCGAACTGGTTGTTCTCGGCGCAGGGCAGGACGCTGGTGCGCCGCAGATCGGCAATGCGGATGATACGGGGCCGCGCCTGCTACCGTCTTCGATTGCGGTTATCGACCGTGAGAACGGCCAGCGTTTCCTGTTTGACGCTACTCCTGCGATCACCGAGCAATTGGTAGTGCTTGACCGGATTGAGCCTCCGAAAAACGGGCTGGGAATTGATGGCGTCTTTTTGACCCACGCTCATATCGGCCATTATCTGGGGCTCGCATATCTTGGGCGGGAAGCGGCCGGAGCGAGCAAAGTTCCGGTGTTCGCCATGCCGCGCATGGTCAAGTTTCTTCGGGAAAACGCGCCGTGGAGCCAGCTGCACACCCTCGACAACATTGCCGTTACCGAATTGGAGGCAGACGGACTTGCGCCGGTCTCAGACGTGTTCGGCGTTTTTCCGATCACTGTCCCGCACCGCGACGAGTTTTCCGAAACGGTCGGCTTCCTGATCATGACACCCGAAAAGCGCGCGCTCTATGTGCCCGATCTCGACAGTTGGGATGAGTTTGCGGAGGCTGGCGGCGGCACCCTTTCCGACCTGATTGGCGGGGTGGACTACGCCTTTATCGACGCAACATTCTGGGATGATAATGAGTTGAAGGGCCGTGATATGAGCGCGATCCCGCACCCACGCGTCACCGGCACGATGGATCGCTTAGCCGATCTGCCGGACAGTGAGCGGGCCAAGGTGCATTTTATCCACTACAACCACACCAATCCGATCCGCGAACCAGACAGCGCGGAAAGCAAAGAGGTGGCGGAGCGCGGTTTCAATATTGCGCGGCGCGGAATGCGGATGTGTCTGTCAGATTGA
- a CDS encoding S9 family peptidase has product MIRQIARPLAFTATLLAGASLAATAQARPMTPEDVAKLESVGAMAISPDGTRVAFTTSSLPDVTEGEKNGSFQSELKVATGPDTAQAYLPDDISPGGVAFSPDGSMVTFLWSKGKEDRAVWGVPVGGGTYRKLAAVEDTGVRSYKFSPDGSMIYMLTGAGEDKQRTTQSKAGFNARIYEEEFRPARMFAAKAGMEIDEEPSEIAIPGYVSAFDIAPDGSFAMIETTPSPLVDDSYTSKRVNILDLASGNVSAVVETPGKIGDVEISPDSSQLSLIAGVDMNDPAATTLHLVDTATGAFRALNAGAAEAATDTEWLADGRLAVTVDVGAQSKLRFYNADGTLDEEIDPGSLILTGVESAGGKLAVRADSPKHPSELFVWNNGAFERWTNHNEWLSEVDFGEQRTYTYTATDGQQVEGVLILPVGGVPAGGAPTIMNVHGGPEAHDSNGWNTAYSKPGQVAAGQGYAVFLPNYRGSTGYGVDFAKQHQGRYTDPEFRDIVDAKKALMADGITDGDRTGITGGSYGGYASAWGATYYSDEYAAAVMSVGISNQVSKFGTGDIPYEMYNVHSRKWPWDDWLAMLKVSPIYHVDKSNTPILILHGEEDTRVDPGQSLELYRSLKVRKPDVPARLVFYPGEGHGNRLAAGRYDFNLRMMEWFDTYLKTGDRRAEMPGTRPQLAEGAKGAKAKDDDSED; this is encoded by the coding sequence ATGATCAGACAGATCGCACGACCGCTCGCATTCACTGCAACGCTTCTCGCTGGCGCATCGCTCGCCGCGACCGCTCAGGCCCGCCCGATGACGCCGGAAGACGTCGCCAAGCTGGAAAGCGTTGGCGCAATGGCAATCTCTCCTGATGGCACCCGCGTCGCCTTCACGACATCGAGCCTGCCGGATGTAACCGAAGGCGAAAAAAACGGCAGTTTCCAGTCCGAATTGAAAGTCGCCACTGGCCCCGATACGGCGCAAGCTTACCTGCCTGATGATATCAGCCCGGGCGGCGTTGCCTTCTCGCCTGACGGATCGATGGTCACATTCCTGTGGTCCAAAGGCAAAGAAGACCGCGCAGTATGGGGTGTTCCCGTCGGCGGCGGCACCTATCGCAAGCTGGCCGCTGTCGAAGACACCGGTGTTCGCTCATACAAATTCAGCCCCGATGGCAGCATGATCTACATGCTTACGGGCGCAGGCGAAGACAAACAGCGCACGACCCAAAGCAAGGCGGGTTTTAACGCGCGCATTTACGAAGAAGAGTTCCGGCCCGCTCGTATGTTCGCAGCCAAAGCTGGCATGGAAATCGACGAAGAGCCGAGCGAGATCGCTATTCCGGGCTATGTCAGCGCATTCGATATTGCGCCGGACGGTTCATTCGCAATGATTGAAACCACGCCAAGCCCGCTGGTTGATGACAGCTACACCAGCAAGCGCGTGAACATCCTCGATCTTGCGTCAGGCAATGTGAGCGCCGTGGTGGAGACACCGGGTAAGATCGGCGATGTCGAGATTTCGCCGGACAGTTCGCAGCTCTCATTGATCGCAGGCGTTGATATGAACGACCCGGCGGCGACAACGCTGCATTTGGTCGACACCGCTACTGGCGCATTCCGCGCTTTGAATGCTGGCGCTGCCGAGGCGGCGACCGATACCGAGTGGTTGGCCGATGGCCGTCTTGCGGTGACCGTAGACGTCGGTGCGCAGTCGAAACTGCGCTTCTACAATGCTGATGGTACTCTGGACGAAGAAATTGATCCGGGTTCGCTTATCCTGACAGGCGTCGAATCCGCGGGCGGAAAGCTGGCCGTTCGCGCTGACAGTCCGAAACACCCGAGCGAGTTGTTCGTCTGGAACAACGGCGCGTTTGAACGTTGGACCAACCACAATGAGTGGCTGTCCGAAGTCGATTTCGGTGAGCAGCGCACCTACACCTATACCGCGACCGATGGTCAGCAGGTCGAAGGCGTTTTGATCCTGCCTGTTGGCGGCGTTCCGGCTGGCGGCGCTCCGACCATCATGAACGTCCATGGCGGACCTGAAGCGCATGACAGCAATGGCTGGAACACCGCCTATTCGAAGCCAGGACAAGTTGCCGCAGGTCAGGGCTACGCTGTATTCCTGCCAAACTATCGCGGTTCGACCGGATACGGCGTCGACTTCGCGAAACAGCATCAGGGCCGCTACACAGACCCTGAATTCCGCGACATTGTCGATGCGAAGAAAGCTTTGATGGCGGATGGTATCACTGATGGGGACCGCACCGGCATCACTGGCGGTTCCTATGGCGGCTATGCCAGCGCATGGGGCGCTACGTATTACTCGGATGAGTATGCAGCCGCTGTGATGTCAGTCGGCATTTCAAACCAGGTATCGAAGTTCGGAACCGGCGACATCCCGTATGAGATGTACAACGTGCACAGCCGCAAATGGCCTTGGGACGATTGGCTTGCGATGCTTAAAGTTTCGCCGATCTATCACGTCGACAAATCGAATACACCGATCCTGATCCTGCATGGTGAAGAAGACACCCGCGTCGATCCGGGTCAGAGTCTGGAGCTCTATCGCTCGCTCAAAGTGCGCAAGCCTGACGTGCCTGCACGTCTGGTTTTCTATCCGGGCGAAGGCCACGGCAACCGCCTTGCTGCGGGTCGTTACGACTTTAACCTGCGCATGATGGAATGGTTCGACACCTATCTGAAGACCGGTGATCGCCGCGCTGAAATGCCCGGAACCCGTCCGCAGCTTGCAGAAGGTGCAAAAGGCGCCAAAGCAAAGGACGACGATAGCGAGGATTGA